The proteins below are encoded in one region of Chelmon rostratus isolate fCheRos1 chromosome 21, fCheRos1.pri, whole genome shotgun sequence:
- the sfxn2 gene encoding sideroflexin-2, with protein sequence MALSSFDIDAPRWDQSTFMGRLKYFFSVTDCRTALLPDSRLDEAKALVESCRAGSIPPGTSEEQLHYAKKLYDSAFHPDTGDRMNLIGRMSFQVPGGMAITGCMLQFYRTVPAVVFWQWVNQSFNALVNYTNRNAASPITPKQIGIAYVTATSTALATAVGLNLYTKKAPPLVARWVPFAAVAAANCVNIPMMRQQEILNGIAVTDENGNKLGHSTKAAVKGITQVVISRITMAAPGMIILPIIMQRLEKYKFMQRITYLHGPIQVMMVGVFLIFMVPAACSLFPQRCSMAVSKLEPELRDSIVSQYGDAVQRVYFNKGL encoded by the exons ATGGCTTTGAGCTCTTTCGACATCGACGCGCCACGATGGGATCAGTCTACGTTTATGGGCCGACTGAAATACTTCTTCAGCGTCACAGACTGCCGAACGGCGCTCTTGCCCGACTCGCGCCTGGATGAGGCCAAAGCTTTGGTAGAAAGCTGCAG GGCAGGGTCCATCCCTCCCGGCACCTCAGAGGAGCAGCTCCACTACGCTAAGAAGCTGTACGACTCGGCCTTCCACCCTGACACGGGAGACCGCATGAACCTCATCGGCCGCATGTCCTTCCAGGTCCCGGGGGGCATGGCCATCACCGGCTGCATGCTGCAGTTCTACAG GACAGTTCCTGCTGTGGTGTTCTGGCAGTGGGTGAATCAGTCCTTCAACGCTCTGGTCAACTACACAAACCGTAACGCTGCCTCCCCCATCACTCCCAA GCAGATTGGAATCGCCTACGTTACAGCAACCAGCACAGCATTAGCAACAGCAGTCGGACTCAACCTCTACACAAag AAAGCTCCTCCTCTCGTGGCTCGCTGGGTCCCCTTTGCAGCGGTGGCAGCAGCTAACTGTGTTAACATTCCTATGATGAGGCAACA gGAAATCCTGAATGGCATTGCTGTGACAGATGAAAACGGCAACAAACTGGGCCACTCTACG AAAGCGGCAGTAAAAGGCATCACTCAGGTGGTCATCTCTCGTATCACCATGGCCGCACCAGGAATGA TCATCCTCCCCATCATCATGCAGAGGCTGGAAAAATACAAGTTCATGCAG AGAATCACGTATCTCCACGGACCCATTCAAGTGATGATGGTGGGAGTGTT TTTGATCTTCATGGTGCCTGCAGCCTGCTCCCTGTTCCCTCAAAGATG CTCCATGGCCGTGTCCAAGCTGGAGCCCGAGCTGCGAGACTCCATCGTGTCTCAGTACGGAGACGCCGTTCAACGTGTCTACTTCAACAAAGGCCTCTGA